The following coding sequences lie in one Lolium perenne isolate Kyuss_39 chromosome 2, Kyuss_2.0, whole genome shotgun sequence genomic window:
- the LOC127336208 gene encoding uncharacterized protein, whose protein sequence is MANLQPSLPVPPSFAGASPPSPSPIGGAQEPNDRKLASAEQLVLDLCDRDLRENALLELSKKREIFQDLAPLLWHSFGTIAALLQEIVSIYPALSPPTLSPGASNRVCNALALLQCVASHPDTRIPFLHAHVPLFLYPFLNTFSKTRPFEYLRLTSLGVIGALVKVDDTEVIGFLLQTEIIPLCLRTMEMGSELSKTVATFIVQKILLDDIGLRYVCATAERFYAVGSVLGNMVISLADQPSTRLLKHIIRCYLRLSDNPRACVALHNCLPDMLKDGTFNISLRDDPATRRWLQQLLHNVTVGGMGGPGMGGPPQPGLDHMMGI, encoded by the exons ATGGCGAACCTGCAGCCTTCCCTCCCCGTGCCGCCCTCCTTCGCGGgggcgtcgccgccgtccccctCCCCGATCGGCGGCGCGCAGGAACCCAACGACAGGAAGTTGGCGTCGGCGGAGCAGCTGGTGCTCGACCTCTGCGACCGCGACCTGCGCGAGAACGCCCTCCTCGAGCTGTCTAAG AAACGGGAGATATTTCAAGACCTGGCCCCTCTCCTGTGGCACTCCTTTGGCACAATCGCTGCTCTGCTTCAG GAAATTGTGTCAATCTACCCTGCACTTTCACCCCCAACTTTGTCGCCAGGTGCATCAAACCGAGTCTGCAACGCACTTGCACTTCTTCAG TGTGTTGCATCGCACCCTGATACCAGAATCCCTTTCTTACACG CTCATGTGCCACTGTTCTTGTACCCGTTCTTGAATACATTCAGCAAGACACGACCCTTTGAGTACTTGCGACTTACCAGCTTGGGTGTCATCGGTGCTCTTGTTAAG GTTGATGATACTGAAGTTATCGGTTTTCTGCTGCAAACTGAAATAATTCCTCTGTGCTTGCGTACCATGGAGATGGGCAGTGAGCTGTCAAAAACC GTCGCTACCTTCATTGTCCAAAAGATTCTGCTGGATGATATTGGACTGCGTTACGTCTGTGCTACCGCTGAGCGTTTCTACGCTGTGGGCAGCGTTTTAGGAAACATGGTAATATCACTTGCTGATCAGCCTTCCACAAGGTTGCTCAAGCACATTATCCGATGCTACCTCAGGCTGTCAGATAATCCCAG GGCCTGTGTTGCACTGCACAATTGCCTCCCAGACATGCTGAAAGACGGGACATTCAATATCTCTCTTAGG GATGACCCCGCGACAAGGCGCTGGCTCCAACAACTGCTGCATAATGTGACAGTGGGTGGCATGGGAGGACCTGGCATGGGAGGTCCTCCCCAGCCAGGCCTGGATCACATGATGGGGATATAA